In one Corynebacterium bovis DSM 20582 = CIP 54.80 genomic region, the following are encoded:
- the hemQ gene encoding hydrogen peroxide-dependent heme synthase translates to MAKLDFTSLNEKLQYTMWSVFSVRHGELPEDRAAVAADLEAFIRSYDDEELTIRGVYDITGQRAEADLMIWWHAEKFEDLQSAYKRFLRETTIGQLCDPVWSNAALHRPAEFNKSHLPSFIMGEDPGDWISVYPFVRSYDWYLLPDDERRKILAEHGMAARGYDEVRANTVPAFALGDYEWILAFESPTLDRIVDLMYTMRYTEARRHVREEIPFFTGRRVNDDIAGFVASLP, encoded by the coding sequence ATGGCGAAGCTGGACTTTACGAGCCTCAACGAGAAACTGCAGTACACGATGTGGTCCGTGTTCTCGGTGCGTCACGGTGAGCTCCCGGAGGACCGGGCGGCCGTCGCCGCGGACCTCGAGGCGTTCATCCGCTCCTACGACGACGAGGAACTCACCATCCGCGGCGTCTACGACATCACCGGCCAGCGCGCCGAGGCCGACCTCATGATCTGGTGGCACGCCGAGAAGTTCGAGGACCTCCAGTCCGCCTACAAGCGCTTCCTCCGGGAGACGACGATCGGCCAGCTCTGCGACCCGGTGTGGTCCAACGCCGCGCTCCACCGGCCGGCCGAGTTCAACAAGTCCCACCTGCCGTCGTTCATCATGGGTGAGGACCCGGGCGACTGGATCTCCGTCTACCCGTTCGTCCGCTCCTACGACTGGTACCTGCTCCCGGACGACGAGCGCCGGAAGATCCTCGCCGAGCACGGCATGGCCGCCCGGGGCTACGACGAGGTGCGGGCGAACACCGTCCCCGCCTTCGCCCTCGGTGACTACGAGTGGATCCTCGCCTTCGAGTCGCCGACGCTCGACCGCATCGTGGACCTCATGTACACCATGCGGTACACCGAGGCCCGCCGGCACGTCCGCGAGGAGATCCCGTTCTTCACCGGGCGCCGGGTCAACGACGACATCGCGGGGTTCGTCGCCTCCCTGCCGTGA
- the msrB gene encoding peptide-methionine (R)-S-oxide reductase MsrB encodes MTQPSETPEPRSSGTPEPTHRVGAIEDFSALTDDQWRERLSPEEFHVLRRAGTEAPFRGEYTDTTAPGVYLCRACGAELFRSTEKFESHCGWPAFFDPADSDAVITRADDSLGMRRTEVLCARCGSHLGHVFEGEGYNTPTDQRYCINSIALRMEPAAD; translated from the coding sequence ATGACACAGCCGTCAGAGACGCCCGAGCCCCGCTCGTCCGGGACACCGGAGCCCACGCACCGCGTGGGAGCCATCGAGGACTTCTCCGCCCTCACCGACGACCAGTGGCGTGAGCGTCTCTCCCCCGAGGAGTTCCACGTCCTCCGCCGCGCGGGGACGGAGGCGCCGTTCCGCGGCGAGTACACGGACACCACCGCACCGGGCGTCTACCTGTGCCGGGCGTGCGGCGCCGAACTGTTCCGCTCGACGGAGAAGTTCGAGTCCCACTGCGGCTGGCCGGCGTTCTTCGACCCCGCCGACAGCGACGCCGTCATCACCCGGGCCGACGACTCCCTCGGCATGCGACGCACCGAGGTGCTCTGCGCCCGGTGCGGCAGCCACCTCGGCCACGTCTTCGAGGGCGAGGGGTACAACACCCCGACCGACCAGCGCTACTGCATCAACAGCATCGCGCTGCGGATGGAGCCGGCGGCCGACTGA